GCCTCCACGGCCTCCAAAGTCACCATGTCCAAATAATTGTGACATGCCACCAATGACTCCATACCCACCACAATCATATTTTCCACCGGGAACACCATTTTCATACTATGTACCGCCAGATTATTATAATCATGACAAGAATAACGGTGAAACAATGATGCCATTTCAATCAATACTCTTCTCAAACCGGAATTTTCACTACTCTATCTACTCCATGATTCAGTGCTTGATTTCTTTGGTCTTTCTTTGCTTTATTCCATATTGTATACTTTAGGtgaattattaattttggtAATTCATGGTCCTTATAATTTGTGTTTTTGGGATCAAGAGTATCTCTACTAGTTTCAAAGATTTGAATGACAAAATTGAATGCTAAAGCCTAAAGTAAAATAATGGTAATTATCACATAGATATAGTAGTGTAGGTCAAACTGCACAACAGTTTTTAGGGGGAAGAAAAAAGAAGTGaggcaaaagaaaaataacaagacttaaactttttttttgaagaagctaaattaactTACCCAAATTGGCATTAGAGaaaatcgaacctcagacctcaagccAATACCAAATATAACAAGACTTAAACTAGAGCTGGTTAAGTGTTAATTGGCTGAGTTATTTGTTAGTGTTGAATCTTGATATGGTTATTTTCTTGTATTATtctaatcaaattttttatttgcgTTTTAGACCTGTTTGTTAcggattaattaaaaaataattttatgtacAATGATCATCCttgatttaattttagttttttgttttatattaatCCT
This genomic interval from Trifolium pratense cultivar HEN17-A07 linkage group LG6, ARS_RC_1.1, whole genome shotgun sequence contains the following:
- the LOC123889100 gene encoding sulfated surface glycoprotein 185 yields the protein MANFLPFLLTFILAFSSNTKASSLVAKDQVPCTMCAECENPCQPLPPPQVIECPPPPSLPPPLPPSPPPPLPLAIVECPPPPRPPKSPCPNNCDMPPMTPYPPQSYFPPGTPFSYYVPPDYYNHDKNNGETMMPFQSILFSNRNFHYSIYSMIQCLISLVFLCFIPYCIL